The genomic DNA AAACGCGTTAAACCGGGAACTGTGATGTCATTTGGTGACGGGTTACTCCGCGCGGAATGTGTCGAAGCACTCGACGATGGCGGACGGATTTTGAAGTTCTCGTACACCGGGATTTTTTATGAAGTACTCGATCAACTCGGGACGATGCCATTACCGCCTTATATCCACGAGCAACTCGAGGATCAGGACCGTTACCAGACCGTCTACGCCCGGGAACGGGGAAGCGCGGCAGCTCCGACGGCAGGTCTGCATTTTACACCGGAACTGTTGCAAGCATTGACGGATAAAGGTGTTCAGCTTGCACCGTTGACGTTACACGTCGGACTCGGGACATTCCGTCCGGTCTCCGTTGATGACGTAGACAGCCACAAAATGCATAGTGAGTACTACGAATTACCGGAGTCCTCTGCGAAGATTTTGCGTGAGACGCGTAAAAACGGCGGACGGATCATTGCCGTCGGAACAACTTCGACACGGACGCTTGAGACCGTCATCCGGGATCACGGTGATTTCGTCGAAGCATCCGGTTGGACAGATATCTTTATCTACCCGGGTCAGGAAATCAAAGGAATCGACGGCTTGATCACGAACTTCCACTTGCCGAAGTCGACCTTGATCATGCTCGTATCCGCTTTATCAACCCGTGAACATATCTTACATGCCTATGAAGAAGCTGTTGCGCAAAATTACCGATTCTTTAGTTTCGGAGACGCAATGTTCTTAACGAGAGAGGAATTAAACCGATGACAAAACATGCAGTAACGTACGAACATATTAAAACGTGTAAACAATCTGGTGCGCGGTTAGGAATCGTCCATACGCCGCACGGCAGCTTCGAGACACCTGTTTTCATGCCGGTCGGCACACAAGCGACCGTTAAGACGATGGCACCAGAACAGATTAAAGACATGAATGCGAACATCATTTTGTCCAATACCTATCATCTGTGGGTCCGTCCGGGCCATGATGTCATTAAAGAAGCCGGCGGTCTGCATAAATTCATGAACTGGGACGGCGCGATCTTAACCGATTCTGGCGGATTCCAAGTCTTTTCACTCGCTGATTTGCGTAATATCACAGAAGAAGGCGTCAATTTCCGGAACCACTTGAACGGGGATAAACTATTCCTGTCACCGGAAAAAGCGATGGAAATTCAAAATGCCCTTGGATCTGATATCATGATGGCGTTTGATGAGTGTCCACCGTTCCCGGCTTCTCATGAATATATGAAGGCTTCGGTCGAGCGGACAAGCCGCTGGGCGGAACGTTGCCTCGAGGCGCATGAACGGCCGCAGGATCAAGCATTGTTCGGTATCATTCAAGGCGGCGAGTACGAAGATTTACGTCGCCAAAGTGCGCGTGATCTCGCATCACTTGATTTCCCGGGTTACGCGGTCGGCGGTCTGTCAGTCGGAGAACCGAAAGATGTCATGTATCGTGCCCTTGATTTTACGACACCGCTCATGCCGGAAGACAAGCCCCGTTATTTGATGGGCGTCGGTTCACCGGATGCCTTGATTGAAGGTGCGATTCGCGGAATCGACATGTTTGACTGTGTTCTGCCGACGCGGATTGCGCGAAACGGTACGTTGATGACATCAAGTGGACGTCTCGTCGTCCGGAATGCCAAATATGCCCGTGATTTCCGTCCACTTGATGAGAAATGTGATTGCTATGCATGTAAGAATTACTCGCGTGCTTATATCCATCACTTGATCCGGGCGCAGGAAACATTTGGTCTTCACCTCTGTTCGACACACAATCTTCACTTCCTCGTCAAGTTGATGGAAGGCGTCCGTCAGGCGATTCGTGAAGATCGTTTGCTTGATTTCAAAGACGAATTCTTCGAAGAATACGGCTATAATTTGCCGAACGCAAAGAATTTCTGATAAATGGTCTGACAATTCCATTCTTTTTACGGTATAATGAACGTGATTTGAATGAAAAGGAGCTGACTCAGATGCAACAACTATTGACTTTCCTCCCGATGATCTTGATCTTCGTGGTGTTTTATTTCTTGTTGATTCGTCCACAGAACAAACGCCAGAAGCAAGTGCGTGAGATGCAAACCCAGTTATCACGCGGTGACTCGATCGTAACGATCGGTGGCCTTCATGGGGTCGTACAAAAAGTAGATGAGACAACCGTCACATTGAAGTCGGGTAACGCGCAATTGACGTTCAACCGTAGTGCGGTCGCAGAAGTTACGAAAAAAACTACGACTGTCATGGACGACGAAATCGTCGAATAAGGCTCAAAAAAGACGCTTTCCGAATTCGGAAGCGTCTTTTCTGTTTATATATGAGAAAAACGATTGCTAAGATTACCAATTCTTATGTAAGCTAGGATAGGATAAGAAAGTTGTCTGAAAATATACTGGGTTTGAGAGAAAGGACAATGTAGCATGATTAAGAAGGGAAAACTGGCCACGTTCTTCATCATCGTTGCCGCGCTGCTCGTTTTGATTGGCACGACATCGAATTGGCTCTTAAAAGACACAAAACTCGGTCTGGACTTAAAAGGCGGATTTGAAGTCTTGTATGAAGTACAACCACTGAAAGAAGGCGACGTCATCGATGCCAATGCGATGAGCGCGACGCTGACGGCAATCGAAAACCGGGTGAACGTACTTGGTGTTTCGGAACCGGACATCCGCATTGAAGGAGACAACCGGATTCGTGTCCAACTGGCTG from Exiguobacterium sibiricum 7-3 includes the following:
- the tgt gene encoding tRNA guanosine(34) transglycosylase Tgt, whose amino-acid sequence is MTKHAVTYEHIKTCKQSGARLGIVHTPHGSFETPVFMPVGTQATVKTMAPEQIKDMNANIILSNTYHLWVRPGHDVIKEAGGLHKFMNWDGAILTDSGGFQVFSLADLRNITEEGVNFRNHLNGDKLFLSPEKAMEIQNALGSDIMMAFDECPPFPASHEYMKASVERTSRWAERCLEAHERPQDQALFGIIQGGEYEDLRRQSARDLASLDFPGYAVGGLSVGEPKDVMYRALDFTTPLMPEDKPRYLMGVGSPDALIEGAIRGIDMFDCVLPTRIARNGTLMTSSGRLVVRNAKYARDFRPLDEKCDCYACKNYSRAYIHHLIRAQETFGLHLCSTHNLHFLVKLMEGVRQAIREDRLLDFKDEFFEEYGYNLPNAKNF
- the queA gene encoding tRNA preQ1(34) S-adenosylmethionine ribosyltransferase-isomerase QueA; this encodes MDVNLFDFHLPEEQIAQVPLLDRTSSKLMVVNRETGALRHKKFHDIVSYFNAGDTLVINDTKVLPARLFGVKEETGGKIELLLLKQTSEDVWETLAKPAKRVKPGTVMSFGDGLLRAECVEALDDGGRILKFSYTGIFYEVLDQLGTMPLPPYIHEQLEDQDRYQTVYARERGSAAAPTAGLHFTPELLQALTDKGVQLAPLTLHVGLGTFRPVSVDDVDSHKMHSEYYELPESSAKILRETRKNGGRIIAVGTTSTRTLETVIRDHGDFVEASGWTDIFIYPGQEIKGIDGLITNFHLPKSTLIMLVSALSTREHILHAYEEAVAQNYRFFSFGDAMFLTREELNR
- the yajC gene encoding preprotein translocase subunit YajC is translated as MQQLLTFLPMILIFVVFYFLLIRPQNKRQKQVREMQTQLSRGDSIVTIGGLHGVVQKVDETTVTLKSGNAQLTFNRSAVAEVTKKTTTVMDDEIVE